GGCTCTGATGTGATGAAAAACATAGGTACCTTGTGCCTCATTTTTCTCCGCCTGAGTTCTGCATCAATCTCAAAGGCATACTCATATGGCGGGCCAAAGCAGCTCACTCCCTGCACAGAGCCGATAACTATACTTCCAGGGCTGTCAAGGAATTTTATCCATGCCTTATTTGCTTTTTCTGCCTGTTCAAGTGTAAAAATGCATTCTGTATGCCCTTTTTCCGGGCCAAGACCAGGGACTTCTTCAAAGGCGAGGTGAGGGCCGGTTGCAATTACGAGGTGATCATATGGGAATTCTCTGTTTTCTGTTTTCACCACAGATTTATCAGGGTCAACAGACTGAGCAGCAGAATGGATAAAGTTAATGCCCTTTGGGACGAGAATTTCCTTTAATGGAATGGTTATATCTTGAGGCCTCCTCCATCCCATTGCAACCCATGGAAGGGATGGGATAAAGGCAAATTTATCCTGATCGCACAAGAGGGTTATATCTGCCCTTTTCCCAAGAAGCCTCTTTAGTTCAAAGGCTGCTGTGAGGCCGCCGAAAGAGCCACCTAAAATTATTATTCTTGCCATAATATCTCTCTACAGGGCGCCAACTACTTTATCTGCTTTCATTATTAAATCTACGAGGGCAGGGTAGTCAATAATCTTGAGCCCCTGTGTAAGCCGCTCTTTTTCAGTAATACCCCTCATCCTCAGGTCATCCGCTATTGCATATTTATTTCCCCTGAGGGGCTGTTTCTCGTTAAAGCAGCCATGAACTGCATCCTGCATAAAGCACACATCAGCACTCAGGCTATTGGCCATGGCGATGGCCCTTTTAAATTCATCTGTATCTGGAGAATTTGTGATTAATAAGAGCATGGTTCTACCTCCTCAAAAAATCATTGTTGTCTGTGAATTTTTTATGGCATTTGTAAGTTCGTCTGTCTCAATTACTTTTGCATTATCAATAATGTCTTTTTCAGTAAGCCCTCTTGAATACAGAGACGCCCTGTCCACATAGACCTCAGAAAGGCTTTCGAGGAATTCGATGAGGTTTGTATAACCTGTGCCCTCAACATCCTGTCCTTTTTTGGCTAAATATACTCCTCCATCGACAAGGAAAAGATAGACTTTCCAGTCATCTGCCTCTGCGCCGAGCGCATGCCTTACAGCCTCAGCAGCATTGACAGAGCCGTATGGAGACCTTCTTGAGATTATTGTTACTGTGTTTTCCATGATTCCTCCAATTAAAAATTCAGCCAGATCTTTGTCTCGCTCATTGTCTTGAATAACCCTCTCAAAGAGCCGACCTCTGTGCCTTCGAGGTAATCGTCCTTCGCCGCACGGCGAAAGTTTACGCAACCTCCTCAAAGGTAAACCTTTAGGCCCTTGCCTATAAGCCTTGTAAATTCTTCTCCTGCATTTGGAAGTCCCTTTGCCTTCTGGCCTTTTAAGAAACAGTAAACGCCATCGCCTGATGCTATAAGGTTCACCGTGTGGCCCTTATTTAAAGCAGCATCAGCAAGTTTGATAACGCTGTAAATGTTTTCAAAGGTATAGGGAGAATTGCTCAGAAAAATTGTCATCGCCTCTGCCATGAAATCACCTCCTATCTTTGCCTGTCTCCAGGGTATTTACCTTTTTTTGTAACAGGGCAGCACTCAGGCCCTGGTAATTCCTTCTCATAATTTTTTTTAAGGAACTTTAATAGGTTAAGAATAAATGGACTCTTCAGAAAGTAGCACCTCAGCCTTCCATCAGTATAAAAATCAATAATCCCTGCATGTCTCAGGGCTGCGAGGTGTTGGGAGATATTTGGCTGGCTTATTTCAAGGAATTCCTCAAAGTCGCTGACACACTTTACGCCCCTTGCGAGTTCCTCGAGTATTTTTATCCTGACAGGGTGGGCTGATACTCGCAGAAGTTCAATATGGGATGCTATGTCTACGCTCTCGGGAGAATTTGCTGTTTTAGTTTTCATATATGCAAATATTCTTATATTTTTATATAAATGTCAA
The Nitrospirota bacterium genome window above contains:
- a CDS encoding DsrE family protein → MENTVTIISRRSPYGSVNAAEAVRHALGAEADDWKVYLFLVDGGVYLAKKGQDVEGTGYTNLIEFLESLSEVYVDRASLYSRGLTEKDIIDNAKVIETDELTNAIKNSQTTMIF
- a CDS encoding DsrE family protein → MAEAMTIFLSNSPYTFENIYSVIKLADAALNKGHTVNLIASGDGVYCFLKGQKAKGLPNAGEEFTRLIGKGLKVYL
- a CDS encoding winged helix-turn-helix transcriptional regulator translates to MKTKTANSPESVDIASHIELLRVSAHPVRIKILEELARGVKCVSDFEEFLEISQPNISQHLAALRHAGIIDFYTDGRLRCYFLKSPFILNLLKFLKKNYEKELPGPECCPVTKKGKYPGDRQR